DNA sequence from the Bradyrhizobium diazoefficiens genome:
ATCGAGGTCGCCATGCCGACGGCGATGCCCTGCGCGCCGTTGGCGAGCAGGTTCGGGAAGCCGCCGGGCAGCACGACCGGCTCTTTCGACTGGCCGTCGTAATTGGCGCGGAACTCGACGCCATCCTCATCGATGCCGTCGAGCAGAAGCCGCGCGACATCGGTCATGCGCGCTTCGGTGTAGCGGTAGGCGGCGGGGTTATCGCCGTCGATATTGCCGAAATTGCCCTGGCCGTCGACCAGCGGATAGCGCGAGGAGAAGTCCTGCGCGAGGCGCACCATCGCGTCGTAGATGGCCTGGTCGCCGTGCGGATGGAATGAGCCCATCACGTCGCCGACGATCTTTGCGGATTTCTTGAAGGCCGTGCCGGGGTCGAGCCTGAGCAGGCGCATGCCGTAGAGGATGCGCCGGTGCACCGGCTTCAAGCCGTCGCGCGCATCGGGCAATGCGCGGTGCATGATGGTGGAGAGCGCATAAGCGAGATAGCGCTCTTCCAGCGCCTCGCGCAGCGGCACCTCGTGAATTTCGGCCGGTTCTTCCGGCGGAATCAATCGTTTTCCCATGCCGCCCGGTTAAACCGTGGAAGCGAATCGGGCAAGGATGGATTGGTTCCCTGTGGGCTTCTACTGCCCCGCCCAGCCGGCGGTCACGGTGGGCTGAACCTTGGCCTGAACCTTGGCCGGGGGCGTCTCCGGCGTATTGGCCACGCAGCGGCGGGCCGCCTCGATTTCGGCGTCAGTTGCGCCATGGGACCGTGCCCATGTCTCTGCGGCCGCAGCGGAATATTTCGCCACATAATACCTGACCACAGTGCAGGAGGCCCGGCGAAACACGCCCGGTTGCGGCTCGCCGGCCGTGGCATCAGGCGCAAAAGCGAGCAGCGCCGCGGTTAGCGCAAATCCCTTGATCAACATGTGGGCTGTTCCCCGTTGTGGAACCCGCCATCCAACGCAGATAGCCGCACTTGGTTCCCGGGGAACCCATGTTCTCATATGAGCAGCGCGATTTTCATTATGGCGCCGCAAGCGCCGCTTTGGCCTGCTGCCGGGTCAGGGCGTTGATGAAGCCGGCACGCGCGTCGGAATGGCCTTGGCCCCGCGGCTCCAGCACATGGCGCAGCAGGAATAGGCCGGTGAGCCGAAAGCCGTCCTGGAGATCCTCGTCGGTGAGGTCGTCATGCACCTCGCCCTGGCGAAGGAACGGCGGCAGCCGCAGCAACCGGTCGCGCCACGGCTCGCCCGCGCCGCGCGACACCGCACCGCCGGATTTCGGCGAGACATAGATCAAATCGGTGGTCTCCCCGGTCACCGCGCAATTTTCGAGCGCGAGCCGGAAGCCGAGCTCGGAGAGCATGGCCAGCTCGAAATGGATGAGATGCACGGCGGCACTGCCGATGTCGTCGAAATCGTCGAGCGAATGTTCGAGCAGCGCAAAGATTTCCCGGTGCGGATCGCGTTCGGGCAAGAGCCGCGCAATGGAGGC
Encoded proteins:
- the recO gene encoding DNA repair protein RecO, which translates into the protein MEWTDEGIVLGVRRHGESSAIVELLTREHGRHLGLVRGGASSRLRPLLQPGNSVSAVWRARLDEHLGTYAIEGLKLRAATLLGSSHGVYGVTHLASIARLLPERDPHREIFALLEHSLDDFDDIGSAAVHLIHFELAMLSELGFRLALENCAVTGETTDLIYVSPKSGGAVSRGAGEPWRDRLLRLPPFLRQGEVHDDLTDEDLQDGFRLTGLFLLRHVLEPRGQGHSDARAGFINALTRQQAKAALAAP